A window from Falsibacillus albus encodes these proteins:
- the gvpN gene encoding gas vesicle protein GvpN — translation MTVLKAKSKSRALIQGKETKELLSRSLKYLKSGYPVHFTGPSGAGKTSLALALAKKRKRPVMLIHGNHELNNNDLIGGFTGYTSKKVVDQFVRSVYKKEENVSETWRDGRLLQAVKHGYTLVYDEFTRSRPTTNNIFLSILEEGILPLYGTKLTEPFIRVHPEFSVIFTSNPLEYAGVYDTQDALLDRMITIFLQYQNSEEEAQILTEKTGLDQKETKMITKLVANLRGQCTTNKNNGPSLRASLMIASLAFEEDISIDGEDQRFQQLCIDVLSHPVSRCLKTEDPKADAEKMIIDECKSI, via the coding sequence ATGACGGTCTTAAAAGCAAAAAGTAAGTCAAGAGCCTTAATACAAGGAAAAGAAACGAAAGAGCTACTTTCAAGGTCATTGAAATATCTTAAATCAGGCTACCCGGTACACTTTACGGGACCTTCTGGTGCAGGGAAAACATCCCTTGCCCTGGCACTGGCAAAAAAGAGAAAGAGGCCGGTCATGCTCATCCATGGCAATCATGAGTTGAATAACAATGATTTAATTGGAGGTTTCACAGGATACACAAGTAAAAAAGTAGTCGACCAATTCGTGCGGTCCGTCTACAAAAAAGAGGAAAATGTAAGTGAAACCTGGAGGGATGGAAGGCTGCTTCAGGCTGTCAAACATGGATATACACTTGTTTATGATGAATTTACACGCTCACGCCCTACTACAAATAATATCTTTTTATCCATACTGGAAGAGGGGATCCTTCCATTATACGGAACGAAATTGACAGAGCCATTTATTCGTGTTCATCCTGAATTTTCGGTCATTTTCACAAGCAACCCTCTCGAATATGCAGGTGTCTATGATACACAGGATGCACTATTGGATCGAATGATCACCATTTTCCTTCAATATCAAAATAGTGAAGAAGAAGCACAAATTTTGACTGAAAAAACTGGGCTTGATCAAAAGGAAACGAAAATGATCACCAAGCTTGTCGCCAATCTAAGGGGACAATGCACAACTAATAAAAATAATGGTCCTAGTTTAAGAGCCTCGCTGATGATTGCAAGCCTGGCTTTTGAAGAGGACATTTCCATAGATGGGGAAGATCAACGCTTTCAACAATTATGCATCGATGTTTTATCTCACCCTGTAAGTCGGTGTTTGAAAACGGAAGATCCAAAAGCTGACGCAGAAAAAATGATTATCGATGAATGTAAAAGTATATAG
- the gvpU gene encoding gas vesicle accessory protein GvpU, whose product MSSALKDNVLEFFVKASNTHGFTLDLTLNVKGAVISGTLISAKEYFDELSESFEDGSEIAQQLSEQLSVASESIDSSPDSEAHFIHMKNTKVYCGDSKSTPAKGKILWRGKINEIDGFFLGKIAEAKNTNKKKETSK is encoded by the coding sequence ATGAGCAGCGCTTTAAAAGACAACGTTTTGGAGTTTTTTGTAAAAGCATCAAATACGCATGGGTTCACTCTGGATTTGACGTTAAATGTCAAAGGCGCGGTCATTTCCGGAACATTGATATCAGCAAAGGAGTACTTTGATGAACTGAGCGAGTCTTTCGAAGATGGAAGTGAAATCGCGCAGCAATTAAGCGAGCAGCTTTCCGTCGCAAGTGAATCGATTGATTCTAGCCCCGATTCAGAAGCACATTTCATCCATATGAAGAACACTAAAGTTTATTGTGGTGACAGCAAGTCCACTCCTGCAAAGGGGAAAATCCTTTGGCGTGGAAAAATAAATGAAATCGATGGTTTTTTTCTAGGAAAAATTGCAGAAGCAAAAAATACAAACAAGAAAAAAGAAACATCTAAATAA
- a CDS encoding gas vesicle protein K — MQTASQTNGRINLDPEKAEHGLAQLVLTVVELLRQIVERHALRRVEGGTLTEEQIENLGIALMNLEEKMDELKEVFGLTADDLNIDLGPLGNLL; from the coding sequence ATGCAAACGGCCAGCCAAACAAATGGCAGAATCAATCTTGATCCTGAAAAGGCCGAACATGGCCTTGCACAGCTTGTCCTGACGGTGGTCGAGCTTCTCAGGCAAATTGTGGAACGCCATGCACTGCGAAGGGTAGAAGGCGGTACTTTGACCGAAGAGCAGATTGAAAACCTCGGAATAGCATTGATGAACTTGGAAGAAAAAATGGATGAATTAAAAGAAGTTTTCGGTCTTACAGCTGATGACTTGAATATCGATCTTGGCCCGTTGGGAAACTTGCTTTAG
- a CDS encoding alpha/beta hydrolase has product MIINEKLIIPGLDCERTCSIFLPPGYDSSTDRRYPVLYMHDGQNLFVERGREQWEVDVALSMPGAPDLIVVGIHHGGNERLNELNPWFLEEHQFGGKGNEYLEFIVQVLKPFIDERYRTIRGRLHTAMAGSSLGGYMSIYASIKYPEVFGKVLAMSNALWHDQGRLLEMIKTNRLNDPLKIYMDTGEKESDNPDFNVQTVADHYELKNQLLHHGVKNDLLKFVLDSEGVHNEIHWRKRFPSAIKWLFGNNEIFLS; this is encoded by the coding sequence ATGATCATTAACGAGAAGTTGATTATCCCGGGTCTGGATTGTGAAAGAACATGTTCCATCTTCCTTCCGCCAGGCTATGACAGCAGTACCGATAGAAGATACCCAGTTTTATATATGCATGATGGACAAAATCTATTTGTGGAACGAGGGAGGGAGCAATGGGAAGTTGATGTCGCACTCTCCATGCCGGGTGCGCCGGACCTTATTGTTGTAGGGATTCACCACGGCGGAAATGAAAGGCTGAACGAATTAAATCCCTGGTTCTTGGAGGAGCATCAGTTTGGAGGGAAGGGGAACGAATATCTAGAGTTTATCGTTCAAGTGTTGAAGCCCTTTATTGATGAAAGATACCGGACAATCAGGGGGCGTTTGCATACAGCCATGGCAGGGAGTTCTTTGGGCGGATACATGTCCATTTATGCCTCGATTAAATATCCGGAAGTGTTCGGGAAAGTATTAGCGATGTCGAATGCTCTCTGGCATGATCAAGGAAGGCTGCTCGAGATGATAAAAACCAATCGATTGAATGATCCGCTGAAAATATATATGGACACCGGGGAAAAAGAATCGGACAATCCTGATTTTAATGTACAGACAGTAGCGGATCATTACGAATTAAAGAATCAGCTTCTTCATCATGGAGTGAAAAATGATCTATTAAAATTCGTCTTGGATTCAGAAGGTGTACATAATGAAATTCATTGGAGAAAGAGATTTCCCTCAGCAATCAAATGGCTCTTTGGAAATAATGAAATTTTTCTATCATGA
- a CDS encoding NAD(P)H-dependent flavin oxidoreductase produces MRFHNKLCELFHIDLPIIQAGMAGGPTTPELVASVSNSGGLGTLGGAYLTPKDLRSAIKEIKKQTNRPFSVNLFCTELKDSVEGTGQVQHALNAFRKELNIDETVAPPNTVNHFEEQFAVLIEENVPVISTAFGLLPTDKMRTARKNEMKIITMITTVKEALLAENHGVDAIVAQGSDAGGHRGTFDIHEHPNGANIGTFSLIPQVAQAINIPVIAAGGIMNGQGLAASLILGAQGVQMGTRFLTCKESGANSTYQQALLNSNEEETVITKAFSGRPARGLMNKFIRRFEASGIHPLPFPSQNTLTKDIRKEAAKQKNKEFLSLWAGQGTRLLTGDLTAKEIIDEIMEEAEEAFKTMEF; encoded by the coding sequence TTGAGATTTCATAACAAATTGTGCGAATTATTCCATATTGATCTACCGATTATCCAGGCCGGTATGGCAGGAGGCCCAACCACCCCTGAATTAGTGGCAAGTGTTTCAAACAGCGGAGGACTAGGGACCCTCGGCGGTGCATACTTAACCCCAAAAGACCTTCGAAGTGCGATTAAAGAGATTAAAAAACAAACAAACCGACCATTTTCCGTAAATTTATTCTGCACAGAATTAAAGGATTCTGTTGAAGGTACAGGACAAGTACAACACGCCTTAAATGCATTCCGAAAGGAACTGAACATTGATGAAACAGTCGCACCTCCTAACACGGTCAATCACTTTGAGGAACAATTTGCCGTCCTCATCGAAGAGAACGTCCCGGTCATCAGCACCGCTTTCGGACTGTTGCCGACTGATAAAATGAGAACTGCAAGGAAGAATGAGATGAAGATCATCACGATGATCACGACTGTCAAAGAAGCACTGCTCGCCGAGAATCACGGAGTAGATGCCATCGTTGCTCAAGGAAGTGATGCGGGAGGGCACCGAGGCACATTCGATATCCACGAGCATCCGAACGGCGCCAATATCGGCACCTTTTCCCTCATCCCCCAAGTCGCGCAGGCCATAAACATTCCTGTCATTGCAGCAGGCGGTATCATGAATGGGCAGGGGCTGGCCGCGAGCCTTATCCTCGGAGCCCAAGGCGTTCAAATGGGCACGAGGTTTCTAACATGCAAGGAATCAGGCGCGAACTCAACTTATCAGCAGGCTTTATTGAACAGCAATGAAGAGGAAACCGTGATTACGAAAGCCTTTTCAGGTAGGCCTGCCAGGGGCTTGATGAATAAATTCATCCGCCGCTTTGAAGCTTCAGGCATCCATCCGCTTCCCTTTCCAAGCCAAAACACATTGACAAAGGATATACGAAAAGAAGCGGCAAAGCAGAAAAATAAGGAATTCTTATCTTTATGGGCTGGACAAGGGACAAGGCTGCTGACTGGGGACCTTACTGCAAAAGAAATCATCGATGAAATCATGGAAGAGGCTGAAGAAGCGTTCAAAACGATGGAATTTTAA
- the gvpT gene encoding YtxH domain-containing protein, with the protein MADQTKLENTTVENTQNDNSTKEKKTKRGAPIKRTVAGSLLGASIGYLATPENGKKLLARIDTDELKNKAADFGKAAKEKSMQGAVTLKSSAANLFKKDKTQRSDEGENEDYETLKHENEELQERLRKLEEKMNQFAQESDEDEEDEDAPTKKKSKKTKAKSDGSEEDDDNEDEEDDDSEEEDDVKNKKSTKKSTKSKSKKTNSSKSKKDSEDEDADETSLSSDDDTSA; encoded by the coding sequence ATGGCAGACCAAACAAAATTAGAAAACACAACAGTTGAAAATACCCAAAATGATAATTCTACAAAAGAAAAGAAAACGAAAAGAGGCGCACCGATTAAGAGAACTGTCGCCGGAAGCCTTCTTGGTGCATCGATTGGTTATTTGGCTACACCTGAAAACGGAAAGAAGCTCCTTGCCCGCATCGATACGGATGAATTGAAAAACAAAGCTGCAGATTTCGGTAAGGCAGCGAAGGAAAAATCCATGCAAGGCGCAGTAACCCTAAAATCATCAGCAGCAAATCTATTCAAAAAAGATAAAACACAGCGTTCTGATGAAGGGGAAAACGAAGACTATGAAACATTAAAACATGAAAATGAAGAGCTTCAGGAACGTCTTCGGAAGCTAGAGGAAAAAATGAATCAATTCGCGCAGGAAAGCGATGAAGACGAAGAAGATGAGGATGCTCCAACAAAGAAAAAGAGCAAAAAGACAAAGGCAAAATCAGATGGCTCAGAAGAGGATGATGACAACGAAGATGAAGAAGATGATGATTCAGAAGAGGAAGACGATGTAAAAAATAAAAAGAGCACAAAGAAGTCAACAAAATCAAAATCGAAAAAAACGAACTCATCAAAATCGAAAAAAGATAGTGAAGATGAAGATGCTGATGAAACCTCACTTTCAAGCGATGACGATACATCAGCTTAA
- the gvpJ gene encoding gas vesicle protein GvpJ: protein MSIQKSADSSSLAEVIDRILDKGIVIDAFARVSLVGIEILTVEARVVIASVDTWLRYAEAVGLLRDEVEEKGLLNQQNERSQQFSF from the coding sequence ATGAGTATTCAAAAAAGTGCCGATAGTTCCAGTTTGGCTGAAGTGATCGACCGGATCCTGGATAAAGGGATTGTTATTGATGCTTTTGCCAGAGTTTCACTGGTTGGAATTGAAATTCTTACGGTTGAAGCAAGAGTCGTAATTGCGAGTGTGGATACTTGGCTTCGTTATGCCGAAGCAGTTGGACTGTTAAGAGATGAGGTCGAGGAAAAGGGCCTTCTTAATCAGCAAAATGAACGTAGTCAACAATTCAGTTTTTAA
- the gvpO gene encoding gas vesicle protein GvpO, with amino-acid sequence MEIKKIMQSVTDFFSEHVAPPHKITSVEAAEEGGWKVLIEVVEEKEYMKKYAKDEMIGTYEVRVNKEKEVTSFKRRDIRYRSAIGQET; translated from the coding sequence ATGGAAATAAAAAAAATAATGCAATCCGTTACAGACTTTTTCTCTGAACATGTAGCGCCACCTCATAAAATTACTTCTGTGGAAGCAGCCGAAGAAGGTGGCTGGAAAGTACTCATCGAAGTCGTTGAAGAGAAAGAGTATATGAAAAAATACGCAAAGGACGAAATGATCGGGACCTATGAGGTCCGGGTGAATAAAGAAAAGGAAGTGACATCCTTTAAGAGAAGGGATATCCGCTATCGAAGTGCAATCGGTCAAGAAACTTAG
- the gvpJ gene encoding gas vesicle protein GvpJ, with protein MAVQKSADSSSLAEVIDRILDKGIVIDAFARVSVVGIEILTVEARVVIASVDTWLRYAEAVGLLRDEVEEQGISSQSNERSPQFSI; from the coding sequence ATGGCAGTGCAAAAAAGTGCTGATAGTTCAAGCTTGGCGGAGGTTATCGATCGAATTTTGGATAAAGGGATTGTCATTGATGCATTTGCTAGAGTGTCCGTCGTAGGAATTGAAATTCTGACTGTAGAAGCCCGTGTGGTGATCGCAAGTGTGGATACTTGGCTGCGCTATGCAGAGGCAGTCGGGCTGCTCAGGGATGAAGTGGAAGAGCAGGGGATTTCCTCACAGTCAAATGAACGAAGTCCGCAATTCAGTATATAA
- the gvpQ gene encoding gas vesicle protein GvpQ, translated as MAKHKIEKAALKAGKKLVRFAPSPLRKKIKKKIIEEAKEKFADHVEEEMQEKGEQVSEKLESKTEKNAEKLHEKAEEAKEKLQDVLLNVKDKLGKVKEAGEEFQKKVSSSDEKDKIKSCQQIKGVHDIKSSTTIKSYKNIKTSKDIKKQSS; from the coding sequence GTGGCTAAGCATAAAATTGAAAAAGCTGCATTGAAAGCAGGGAAGAAATTAGTTCGATTCGCTCCATCACCACTCAGAAAGAAAATCAAAAAAAAGATTATTGAAGAAGCCAAGGAGAAATTTGCTGATCATGTAGAGGAAGAAATGCAGGAAAAAGGTGAACAGGTTTCTGAAAAGCTTGAGAGTAAAACTGAAAAAAACGCAGAAAAATTACATGAAAAAGCAGAAGAAGCGAAAGAGAAATTACAGGATGTCCTTTTGAATGTCAAAGATAAGCTGGGAAAAGTAAAAGAAGCCGGAGAGGAATTTCAAAAGAAGGTCTCTTCATCAGATGAAAAAGACAAGATAAAGAGCTGTCAACAAATAAAGGGCGTCCATGATATTAAGAGCTCCACAACCATCAAAAGCTATAAAAATATTAAAACATCCAAAGATATCAAGAAACAGAGTTCGTAA
- a CDS encoding GvpL/GvpF family gas vesicle protein encodes MDSLIYLYGLIPTKEMASVPSFPSLKGFGGKEEIFTIPMDTITAIVCTLDSNEHSEESIKENIQNDMDWLQEKAFHHHETVAAFYKYFTIIPLKFCTIYKSEESLRHTVEINKGIVEKSFSTLHGNEEWNLKIYCDDSVLKEYITNEDPVMQAKRNEINELSPGRKFFEMKKLDRLAETQLENEKNRICEEVHTVLTEFSLHAAIKKNWSKDATGRQEIMTWNSVFLLPEEGVERFLEQIQRFEKEMESRGWRLEASGPWPAYHFSSFA; translated from the coding sequence ATGGACAGTTTGATTTATTTATACGGTTTGATTCCAACTAAGGAAATGGCATCCGTTCCATCGTTTCCTTCATTAAAGGGATTTGGTGGCAAAGAGGAGATATTCACCATTCCAATGGATACCATAACTGCGATCGTTTGTACGCTGGATTCAAATGAGCACTCAGAAGAATCCATAAAAGAAAACATCCAAAATGATATGGATTGGCTGCAAGAAAAAGCTTTTCACCACCACGAAACCGTTGCGGCTTTTTATAAATATTTCACGATCATTCCATTAAAATTTTGTACGATTTATAAAAGCGAGGAAAGCCTTCGTCATACCGTGGAAATCAACAAAGGAATTGTGGAAAAATCATTTTCGACCCTACATGGAAACGAAGAGTGGAATTTGAAAATATACTGTGATGACTCTGTTTTGAAGGAATATATCACCAATGAAGATCCTGTCATGCAGGCGAAAAGAAATGAAATAAATGAACTTTCACCCGGAAGGAAATTTTTTGAAATGAAGAAGCTGGATCGCCTGGCTGAAACCCAGCTGGAAAATGAAAAGAACCGAATATGCGAAGAAGTCCATACCGTTCTTACCGAATTTTCACTACATGCAGCAATCAAGAAAAATTGGAGCAAGGACGCGACTGGAAGACAGGAAATCATGACATGGAACAGTGTCTTTCTTCTTCCAGAAGAAGGCGTCGAACGCTTTCTGGAACAGATACAACGTTTTGAAAAAGAGATGGAATCGCGAGGATGGAGACTTGAAGCATCCGGGCCATGGCCCGCATATCACTTTTCAAGCTTTGCTTAA
- a CDS encoding CvfB family protein: MRDQLEAGMIISLRVEREAPFGYFLSNGVEDVLLHRTEVKGEVEIDQEVDVFLYHDKQGRITATMTMPTIQQGEYDWCKVVGVNDDLGVFVDIGIAKDVLVSADDLPIYDDIWPAEGDLLYMTLTTDRNGRLYGKLATENIIQELVAPAPKSVMNQDLKARVYRLLKVGTFVITEEGYRCFIHESERKEEPRLGQLVDIRVIDVKDDGSLNGSLMPRKQDKMKDDSERIFDYLLSRKGSIPYWDKSQPEDIEARFEMSKGAFKRALGKLMKEGKIYQEDGWTHLKLNQE, translated from the coding sequence ATGAGAGATCAATTAGAAGCAGGAATGATAATCAGTCTTCGTGTCGAGCGGGAAGCACCTTTTGGCTACTTCCTCTCCAATGGGGTGGAAGATGTGCTTTTGCACAGAACGGAAGTCAAGGGCGAGGTCGAAATCGATCAGGAAGTGGATGTTTTTTTATATCATGACAAACAAGGTCGCATCACGGCTACGATGACAATGCCTACGATTCAACAAGGGGAATATGATTGGTGCAAAGTGGTCGGGGTGAATGATGACCTAGGTGTCTTTGTCGATATTGGGATTGCAAAAGATGTACTTGTTTCTGCAGATGACCTTCCGATTTATGATGATATTTGGCCAGCTGAAGGCGATTTATTGTATATGACATTGACCACAGACCGGAATGGAAGACTTTATGGAAAGCTGGCCACAGAAAACATCATCCAGGAACTTGTCGCACCTGCCCCGAAATCGGTTATGAATCAAGATTTAAAAGCAAGAGTATATCGGTTGTTGAAGGTAGGTACGTTTGTGATTACAGAAGAAGGCTATCGATGCTTCATACACGAATCCGAAAGGAAAGAGGAGCCACGATTGGGACAGCTTGTGGACATTCGGGTGATCGATGTGAAGGATGATGGATCTTTGAACGGTTCCCTGATGCCCCGCAAACAGGATAAAATGAAGGATGATTCAGAAAGAATCTTTGATTACTTGCTGTCACGTAAAGGCTCCATACCGTATTGGGATAAAAGTCAGCCTGAAGATATCGAGGCCCGTTTTGAAATGAGCAAGGGAGCTTTTAAACGTGCTCTTGGTAAGCTGATGAAGGAAGGGAAAATTTATCAGGAAGACGGATGGACCCATCTTAAATTGAATCAGGAATGA
- a CDS encoding gas vesicle protein GvpG codes for MIHKLITAPINVVVKIAEKVKEEADKELYDLPTIQQKLIQLQMMYELGEIPEAAFKAKEEELLLRYETAKKKELEEWNKLTKNQK; via the coding sequence ATGATTCATAAATTGATTACTGCTCCAATAAATGTTGTGGTGAAAATTGCAGAAAAGGTAAAGGAAGAAGCCGATAAGGAACTTTATGACCTTCCGACCATTCAACAAAAACTCATCCAGCTCCAAATGATGTATGAGTTAGGCGAAATACCAGAAGCAGCATTTAAAGCAAAGGAAGAAGAGCTGCTGCTAAGATATGAAACAGCGAAAAAAAAGGAATTGGAAGAATGGAACAAATTGACGAAAAATCAGAAATGA
- a CDS encoding GvpL/GvpF family gas vesicle protein produces the protein MNEQNGTGVYIFCGIQTMNDDDFGTIDIEGEERKTFLIRYKDAAMVAAEVPMKIYHPNRQNLMMHQNAVSQVMNRNDTVVPISFGNIFQSKEDVKALLEKLYPQFEKLFPAIKGKIELGLKVVGKKEWLESVVKENSEVKKMAAAIQGKSEAAGYYDRIQLGGAAQKLFASLQKTVKEEIYPDLEDAAEAAKLNDLSGEKMLLNASFLIDRDKEEEFDQIVNQVHEKWKDKVDFSYSGPWPAYNFVNIRLKVEEA, from the coding sequence ATGAATGAACAGAACGGAACAGGAGTCTATATCTTTTGTGGGATACAAACTATGAATGATGATGATTTCGGCACCATTGACATCGAAGGAGAAGAAAGAAAAACATTTCTGATCCGTTATAAGGACGCAGCCATGGTGGCGGCAGAAGTTCCGATGAAAATCTATCATCCTAACAGGCAGAATCTGATGATGCACCAAAATGCTGTCTCACAGGTTATGAATAGGAATGATACCGTCGTCCCAATCAGTTTTGGTAACATTTTCCAATCAAAGGAAGACGTTAAGGCTTTATTGGAAAAATTATATCCCCAGTTTGAAAAACTCTTTCCAGCCATAAAAGGAAAAATAGAGCTTGGATTAAAGGTGGTTGGAAAAAAAGAATGGTTGGAATCAGTCGTCAAAGAAAATTCTGAAGTCAAAAAGATGGCTGCAGCGATACAGGGGAAATCAGAAGCAGCCGGCTATTATGATCGAATTCAACTCGGAGGGGCAGCGCAGAAACTGTTTGCTTCTCTCCAAAAAACAGTAAAGGAAGAGATTTATCCCGATCTTGAGGATGCTGCCGAAGCTGCAAAGTTAAATGACCTATCAGGTGAGAAGATGCTGCTGAACGCTTCATTTCTGATTGACCGCGATAAAGAAGAAGAATTTGATCAAATCGTCAATCAGGTGCATGAAAAATGGAAGGATAAAGTCGATTTCAGCTACAGTGGCCCATGGCCAGCTTATAATTTCGTAAATATCCGCTTAAAAGTAGAGGAAGCTTGA
- a CDS encoding gas vesicle protein produces the protein MSLKESMENKDIALIDILDVILDKGVAIKGDLIISIAGVDLVYLDLRVLIASVETLVQTRDGSRRTIDSKQFDIQREALIDANGQPNKWQNQS, from the coding sequence ATGTCTCTCAAGGAATCAATGGAAAACAAAGATATCGCATTGATCGATATATTGGACGTCATTCTGGATAAAGGAGTGGCAATAAAGGGAGATCTGATCATTTCCATTGCTGGGGTGGATTTGGTGTATTTGGATTTAAGGGTTTTGATTGCTTCCGTAGAAACACTTGTCCAGACAAGGGATGGAAGTCGGAGAACAATCGATTCCAAACAATTTGACATACAAAGGGAGGCGTTAATCGATGCAAACGGCCAGCCAAACAAATGGCAGAATCAATCTTGA
- the gvpT gene encoding GvpT/GvpP family gas vesicle accessory protein produces the protein MANNDKSEPKEKSEIQNNENSSRINLAILGGFVGAGIGLLSNPGTGKKVLSSIGQSEAVRVAGKELRRTAQEVITDQAIIQIRKTAAGYLEKGRGNLITSKILKADDDQAAANTGPENELSTKYKELKEENKQLKDHLSKIDEKLNQLLDSKK, from the coding sequence ATGGCGAACAATGATAAAAGCGAGCCCAAAGAGAAGAGCGAAATTCAGAATAATGAAAATTCATCCCGGATCAATCTGGCCATTTTAGGTGGATTTGTCGGTGCGGGAATCGGTTTGCTGTCCAACCCAGGGACCGGAAAAAAAGTTTTGAGCAGCATTGGACAATCGGAAGCGGTAAGAGTGGCTGGCAAGGAGTTAAGAAGGACTGCACAAGAAGTGATTACTGATCAGGCTATTATCCAAATTAGGAAAACAGCGGCAGGCTATTTGGAAAAAGGAAGGGGAAATCTGATAACTTCCAAGATCTTAAAGGCAGATGATGATCAAGCTGCCGCCAATACAGGGCCTGAAAATGAATTATCCACGAAATACAAAGAATTGAAAGAGGAAAATAAGCAATTAAAGGATCATTTATCGAAAATTGATGAAAAGCTTAACCAGCTTCTCGACTCTAAAAAATGA
- the gvpJ gene encoding gas vesicle protein, whose amino-acid sequence MPIEHQGQSSTIVDVLEKILDKGVVIAGDITVGIADVELLTIKIRLIVASVDKAKEIGMDWWENDPYLNSKASENHTKELKEENQKLNERLEQLEKQVSSNRLNTNNQ is encoded by the coding sequence ATGCCCATTGAACATCAAGGACAATCAAGTACGATTGTCGATGTGTTAGAAAAGATTTTGGATAAAGGTGTGGTCATTGCAGGGGATATTACGGTAGGAATCGCGGATGTCGAACTGTTGACCATCAAAATCCGCTTAATCGTTGCATCTGTAGATAAGGCGAAAGAAATTGGAATGGATTGGTGGGAAAATGACCCTTATCTTAATTCAAAGGCATCTGAAAATCATACAAAGGAATTGAAAGAAGAAAACCAAAAACTGAATGAACGACTTGAGCAGCTTGAAAAACAAGTCAGCTCGAATCGTTTAAATACAAATAATCAATAA